CTTGGCTGTTGCACTCGGTGTAATGGGTGCCTGGGCAGGGTTTCCTAAGCTAGATGCCTTGGCTGCTGTTATCGTTGGCCTCATGATCCTCAAAATTTCTTGGGATTTTGGTTGGCATAGCATTCAAGAGCTAGTTGATACGGCACCTAGCCTAGAGGAAACAAAAAAAGTTAGGCAGTTTATAAAAAAAATTCCGGGTGTAGCCGCCATTCATCAATTACGTACACGTTCAATTGCAGGTTCAATCTTTTGTGACGTGCATGTATTAGTGGATCCGCAGCTTAGCGTTTCAGAAGGCCACCATATTGGCCAAGAAGTCGAACACCTTCTAACAGAAAATTTTCCTGATATCACCGATGTAACCGTCCATATTGATACGGAAGATGATGAGCTAACAAACCCTTCGCGCCATTTACCTAATCGAGCGACGTTACAACCTATTTTGCTTCGGGAGTGGAAACCTCTCCTTCCTGAAACAATCATTCATGCCGCCACTTTTCACTATCAAAGTAGCGGAATATTGATTGAATTAAAATTACCGCTAAGTTTTTTAGATCAGCCTTCTTTATTGCAAGAACTAAAAAAAATAACGCATTCAGCCGAATTTATTACCGGTATTAAACTCTTTTATTATAACCCCAGTGAATAAAATGTTTACGATTGCAACCTGGAATGTTAACTCGTTACGTGTGCGACTTAACCATGTATTAGAATGGTTAGCACTACGAAAGCCCGATGTACTCGCTTTACAAGAAACCAAAGTCGAAGATCAACATTTTCCTGAAGAAGCATTACGCCAAGCGGGTTATCATGTTTTTTTCAATGGCCAAAAAACTTATAATGGCGTTGCACTACTTAGTTGCTCACCGCTGCATAATCTGCTTACCGCCTTACCCAACTTAGATGATATTCAACGGCGCGTTTTAATTGCCAATATCGGCAATTTACGTATCGTGAATGTCTATGTGCCGAATGGTGCTAGCCCCGACTCCGAAAAATATATCTATAAACTAAATTGGCTTAATAAATTACAAGCCTATTTACAACAAGAATTAATCCAGCATCCGCGTTTAATCGTACTCGGCGATTTTAATATTGCGCCTGAAGATAAAGATGTCCACGATCCGGCGGCCTGGGAAGGCCATGTATTGGTTAGCCCGGCTGAACGTAACGCGCTAAAAGGCATCTTGGACTTAGGATTAAAAGATAGTTTTCGCTTACTCAATACTGAACCAGGACAATATAGCTGGTGGGATTATCGTGCTGGCGCATTTCGACGCAATAATGGCTTACGAATTGATCATATTCTAAGCAGTTCTGAGCTAGCGCCTCATTGCGTACGTTGTGAAATCGATAAAGAAATACGTGGATGGGAAAAACCATCTGACCACGTTCCCATCATAGCAAGTTATGAAAATATCAACTAGGATTTAGATATGACAGATACTATCAAAGCACGTTTTGGCATTGGCGAAATTGTGCAACATAATTTGTTTGGCTATCGTGGCGTCATTGTCGACGCCGACGCTGGCTTTCAAGGTGATGAAGGCTGGTATAATAAAAATGCGCCTGGGAATCCCTCTAAAAGCCAACCCTGGTATCATCTTTTAGTTCACGGCTCAGTGCACCATGCCTATGCAGCAGAAATTAACTTGGTAAAAGACGATACCTCAGACCCTGTTGAACACCCTGAATTAGATTATTTTTTCGATACTTTTATAGACGGTATGTACCATCGTCGCCGTTATAGCAATTAAATAAAAATGAAAACCTTGACCCTCATTCGACACGCAACGGCTAATGATGCACGTGCTTCACAGCCAGACAGCGCCAGAAACCTCAGTGAACTAGGAAGGTTCCAGGCAGAAGATATCGCAAAGCAATTATACTCAAAGCAATGGG
This is a stretch of genomic DNA from Candidatus Rickettsiella viridis. It encodes these proteins:
- a CDS encoding cation diffusion facilitator family transporter yields the protein MESSRYQQVRSVSLWGGLKNVILSTVKIIFGITGHSHALLADGIHSLSDLLIDGVVIIASKFGSKAADEDHPYGHGRIETAATVFLALVLALAGFGIIIDAGFTIAASHVNTIPSHYVLWIAITSIFLNEGLYYWTKRIAKHVKSKLLMTNAWHHRSDSASSLAVALGVMGAWAGFPKLDALAAVIVGLMILKISWDFGWHSIQELVDTAPSLEETKKVRQFIKKIPGVAAIHQLRTRSIAGSIFCDVHVLVDPQLSVSEGHHIGQEVEHLLTENFPDITDVTVHIDTEDDELTNPSRHLPNRATLQPILLREWKPLLPETIIHAATFHYQSSGILIELKLPLSFLDQPSLLQELKKITHSAEFITGIKLFYYNPSE
- the hspQ gene encoding heat shock protein HspQ, translating into MTDTIKARFGIGEIVQHNLFGYRGVIVDADAGFQGDEGWYNKNAPGNPSKSQPWYHLLVHGSVHHAYAAEINLVKDDTSDPVEHPELDYFFDTFIDGMYHRRRYSN
- the xth gene encoding exodeoxyribonuclease III, yielding MFTIATWNVNSLRVRLNHVLEWLALRKPDVLALQETKVEDQHFPEEALRQAGYHVFFNGQKTYNGVALLSCSPLHNLLTALPNLDDIQRRVLIANIGNLRIVNVYVPNGASPDSEKYIYKLNWLNKLQAYLQQELIQHPRLIVLGDFNIAPEDKDVHDPAAWEGHVLVSPAERNALKGILDLGLKDSFRLLNTEPGQYSWWDYRAGAFRRNNGLRIDHILSSSELAPHCVRCEIDKEIRGWEKPSDHVPIIASYENIN